The Candidatus Nitrosymbiomonas proteolyticus genome has a segment encoding these proteins:
- a CDS encoding response regulator c-di-GMP phosphodiesterase, RpfG family — protein MISSYSLVGLLIAAAVSGVAWLALKVILPSQFEARITEACRAFATAIELRFPSHSGLTSRAASLCVLVADRLGFSKEQIRDIERACLLRDIGHCATPYALVNRKAFDDWSAEERRTYLKHAGASGAMLELVPSLRSLASAVRFHHRPWPGKDAQGSADVPQAARILKAVVDFVWKERFEGFEVALKSIEVGAGDEYELEAAKALLAVLTSIRDGSSGGPPNP, from the coding sequence TTGATCTCCAGCTACTCGCTCGTGGGGCTCTTGATCGCAGCGGCGGTGAGCGGCGTGGCGTGGCTCGCGCTCAAGGTGATTCTCCCCTCGCAGTTCGAGGCCAGAATCACAGAGGCCTGCCGAGCTTTTGCCACAGCGATCGAATTGAGGTTTCCCAGCCATTCCGGGCTCACCTCGCGGGCGGCCTCTCTTTGCGTCTTGGTCGCTGACCGGCTGGGATTCTCGAAGGAGCAGATTCGGGACATCGAGCGCGCCTGCCTTCTGCGCGACATCGGGCACTGCGCCACGCCCTACGCGCTTGTCAATCGAAAGGCGTTCGACGACTGGAGCGCCGAGGAAAGACGGACGTACTTGAAACACGCGGGGGCGAGCGGCGCGATGCTCGAACTCGTGCCCTCGCTCAGGTCTCTTGCGAGCGCGGTCCGATTTCACCATCGCCCTTGGCCGGGCAAAGATGCTCAAGGCAGCGCGGACGTGCCTCAGGCGGCTCGCATTCTCAAGGCGGTCGTCGACTTCGTTTGGAAGGAGCGCTTCGAGGGTTTCGAGGTCGCGCTAAAGTCGATTGAGGTGGGAGCCGGCGACGAGTACGAGTTAGAAGCTGCCAAGGCGCTGTTGGCCGTGCTAACATCCATTCGTGACGGAAGCTCCGGAGGACCGCCGAATCCCTAG
- a CDS encoding tRNA dihydrouridine synthase DusB, with product MSRLKSPQPIRVGAVEIDPPVVLAPMEEVTNQPFRRIAKRIGRPGLVVTEFVSAMALHYGAAKSLQKLRVHPDERPIGVQIFGGDPEVMAETARVVEEAGADLVDINMGCWVPKVCRTGSGAALLKDASTAERIVGAVVKAVRIPVTVKVRAGWDYSEFAAPELAQRFESAGAKMLTLHARFAKQGFEGEADWDLIRRLREAIQIPLVGNGDIRSGSDALRMFAETGCDGVMVGRAAISNPWRLAEIVAAVEGRQIPRPPSLRERIEVALQHLRWLIAFEAGVAEWDEVEAIPQPIVEDAERRACRRLRGQIPLYIKGYPGASQARARLTSCSSLEEFRDVLETFAKACPDPSPGIGAAV from the coding sequence ATGAGTAGACTCAAATCACCCCAGCCGATTCGCGTGGGCGCGGTCGAGATCGATCCGCCCGTGGTGCTCGCGCCGATGGAAGAGGTCACAAACCAGCCGTTTCGCCGCATCGCAAAGAGAATCGGCCGGCCCGGGCTGGTGGTGACCGAGTTCGTCAGCGCGATGGCCCTCCACTATGGCGCGGCGAAGTCGTTGCAGAAACTGAGGGTCCATCCCGACGAGCGGCCCATTGGAGTCCAGATTTTCGGCGGCGATCCGGAGGTGATGGCGGAGACGGCACGGGTCGTGGAAGAGGCGGGCGCCGACCTGGTGGACATCAACATGGGATGCTGGGTGCCCAAAGTCTGCCGCACGGGTTCGGGGGCCGCGCTGCTCAAGGACGCTTCGACGGCCGAGCGGATCGTCGGGGCCGTCGTCAAGGCCGTCCGGATTCCGGTGACCGTCAAGGTTCGGGCGGGGTGGGACTACTCCGAGTTCGCCGCGCCGGAATTGGCCCAACGGTTTGAATCGGCGGGGGCGAAAATGCTGACGCTCCATGCGAGGTTCGCAAAGCAGGGTTTCGAGGGCGAGGCCGACTGGGACCTGATCCGGCGGCTCCGCGAGGCGATCCAGATCCCCTTGGTGGGCAACGGGGACATCCGGTCGGGTAGCGATGCGCTGCGGATGTTTGCCGAAACCGGTTGTGACGGGGTCATGGTGGGACGCGCCGCGATTTCCAACCCGTGGCGATTGGCGGAGATCGTCGCCGCGGTCGAGGGTCGCCAAATCCCGCGTCCTCCGAGTCTGCGAGAGCGCATCGAAGTCGCGCTGCAACACCTTCGTTGGCTCATCGCCTTTGAGGCGGGAGTGGCCGAGTGGGACGAGGTCGAAGCCATCCCTCAACCCATCGTCGAAGACGCGGAGCGCCGGGCTTGTCGGAGACTGAGGGGTCAGATTCCACTCTACATCAAGGGCTACCCTGGCGCATCTCAGGCTCGCGCAAGGCTCACCTCGTGCAGCTCGCTCGAAGAGTTTCGCGATGTGCTTGAGACTTTCGCGAAGGCGTGCCCCGATCCGTCGCCCGGAATTGGGGCTGCGGTGTAA
- a CDS encoding dehydrogenase: MAKRVLNVGLIGYQFMGKAHSNMYRQVGHYFDLDIEVNMHTLCGRTAHAVEAAAEKLGWANVATDWRAVVENPEIDVIDVSTPGDSHCEIACAAAEAGKMVFCEKPIGNTLKQAKDMLEAVRLNGVPNLVFHNYRAAPAVALAKIMIDSGRLGTIYHMRATYLQDWIADPQFPLVWRLQKERAGSGALGDIHSHIIDLGRFLLGEFESVVGKLHTFIEERPLVAATDDKLGAKASEQMGKVTVDDASMCLAKFRCGALGTFEASRFAVGRKNYNRFEINGSKGSVVFNLERMNELEYYNAADPDGEQGFRLIQATEAAHPYAGHYWPPGHIIGYEHTFINLMADALSAISEGKRCSPDFQDGYENQRVLDAIERSSLSGSWVNL, encoded by the coding sequence ATGGCAAAGCGAGTACTTAATGTTGGGTTGATCGGCTACCAGTTCATGGGCAAAGCCCACAGCAACATGTACCGGCAGGTCGGCCACTACTTCGACCTCGACATCGAAGTGAACATGCACACGCTTTGCGGTCGAACCGCCCACGCGGTAGAGGCAGCAGCCGAGAAGCTCGGCTGGGCGAACGTGGCCACCGATTGGCGAGCCGTCGTCGAGAATCCTGAGATCGACGTCATCGATGTCTCGACTCCAGGGGACAGCCATTGCGAAATCGCCTGCGCCGCCGCCGAAGCGGGCAAGATGGTGTTCTGCGAGAAGCCGATCGGAAACACGCTCAAACAAGCCAAGGACATGCTCGAAGCCGTCCGGCTGAACGGCGTTCCCAATCTGGTGTTTCACAACTACCGCGCTGCGCCGGCGGTCGCGCTCGCAAAGATCATGATCGATTCGGGCCGTCTGGGGACGATCTATCACATGAGGGCGACCTACCTTCAGGATTGGATCGCAGACCCTCAGTTTCCCCTTGTATGGCGGTTGCAGAAGGAGCGGGCCGGGAGCGGGGCCCTAGGCGACATTCATTCCCACATCATCGACTTGGGGCGGTTTCTGTTGGGCGAATTTGAGTCCGTGGTAGGGAAGCTACACACGTTCATCGAAGAGCGGCCTCTTGTGGCGGCGACGGACGACAAGCTGGGCGCGAAGGCCTCGGAGCAAATGGGGAAGGTGACCGTGGACGACGCCTCGATGTGCCTCGCCAAGTTTCGGTGCGGCGCGCTGGGCACGTTTGAGGCCTCTCGCTTTGCGGTAGGGCGTAAGAACTACAACCGCTTCGAAATCAACGGCTCGAAGGGCTCGGTGGTATTCAACCTCGAACGGATGAACGAACTGGAGTATTACAACGCCGCCGACCCGGACGGAGAGCAGGGATTTCGGCTGATCCAAGCGACCGAAGCGGCGCATCCCTACGCTGGCCATTACTGGCCTCCGGGCCACATCATCGGCTACGAGCACACCTTCATCAACCTGATGGCCGATGCGCTCTCCGCGATTTCCGAGGGGAAACGGTGCTCGCCCGACTTCCAAGATGGCTACGAAAACCAGAGGGTCCTCGACGCCATCGAGCGGAGTTCGCTCTCGGGAAGCTGGGTGAATCTCTGA